In the genome of Arachis stenosperma cultivar V10309 chromosome 2, arast.V10309.gnm1.PFL2, whole genome shotgun sequence, the window TAGGCCAAAACTCGCATTATACCCATCCAATAACTCAAATACATCCATGAAAGACCATGCAAAGTATCCCTTTATGTTTGATCCATCTCTGAGAAGAAAAATTTAGGATCACGTGAGAAAAATATAAACACATAAAACAATCGTGTTTTCTTTTTATGAGGGTCTAATTCATTAGGACTATGAGCCTTCTAGAATCAAACTATTCTGGTTCTAACTGAATCGGCTACTTTAAGGTAACTCATTAGccaaaaatcatttttcacaTGTTATGTAACCAAAATTTCATAAGCTTTatctttaactttttaaataagCTAAATAGAGTAGAAACTCAAGAAAAAATAAgctctcattttttttttcaaaccaCAAAAAACTAGCAACTGTATTACCTTATGGAATCAAGCACAGCACCAATATATCCATGCAAGTATTCCACCCTTGTCACATCTTGAAGTGATGAATTCCTTTGAGTCCGTTGACCTAACAAAACAAGCCATTTGTCACACTACTTTGCCAATGGCTCAATGCATTATAATGATTCGCATTCACCCCTGTTGTTGAAATAATAtatgaaagagagagagagagagagagaccaTTTTCATAAATGAATATGGGAAGATTGCCATAAAGGGTCTTCATGATATTCAGCTCTTCGCGTAAAGTCCATGGTGTGACAGGGTACTGAACAAAGGTAATGTCGTGTGGTTATGCAACTAAGTAATCTAAATAAGTGAACCAATAAGTGTAGAGGAATAACTACAGTatgttttaatttcaaatttacCTCTTCATTCGAAAACAAGGCCTGTGCAACTGCCAAAACCAGGAAAGAAGGTTAGTTATTTAAACTTGCTACCCCTAATTACTAAGGAAGGAGTGGTAGTTGCTTGTGTGAACAAATGGATTATTGGAGGGTAAGGTGCTAAATGATATGGAAGTTAAATTTGTTGGAAATTGTTAATATCCGTGACAAGAGACGAGAAAATTCTATATTTCAGAATGATAGTTGTAAATATGTGTGGAATGCATTTAGTACAGCATGCTTATATGACCATGTCCAATCTTATACGAAATCCATTATCCTTAAGTATAGTGAAACACATACAGATTAGCTGTGCAGCCATGTCTGTGCCATAGTCTCGCAGATTCCTCTTCAGCGCAACAGAATTGTCTGTGACATTCAAGTTGTTGTAAAATATCATGCCTATAAAGTCACATGAACCCTTCAACTGTGCAGATTCGCGGTCCGAGAAGGTTGGAATTCTGGCACCAGCATTAGTCTTCATGGAAATGGGATAGTCTCCATGCACCAAGGGTTCCAAAATCCTgcagaataaattaaaaatcaatgAGTCTACAGTGTAAAGAGAAAAACCAAATAATATAAGGAGAACATGAGAGTAGAACAACTAGTTGAAGGTCTCTAACTTACCAACCAATAAAAAAATCACGGGCTCTTTGAGTGGCTGCCCGGTCTTCATCTGTATcatttgcaggaattaaaccGGATGAATAGACAGCAATGCCAATAAACCCATGTTGCTTGTCCTGCAATATAACTTAACCTCTATGTATAGAATCATGAACATTCTTTGCCCCAACAAAGGTTTCTATATGTGGAAGAATAAtctaaattcaatataaaaagacTATGAACTTCAATTAAGAGTTGGTATAAGTTACTAAGTCAAAGCTTTTTCCTTTGCAGCAAGTAAATCCTATATACCTTGTACTTTCTTCTATACAATCTTACTGCTGAAGAATGTGATAGTAAAATATGATGAACTGCCAAGTAAGGCTCAGTTGTGGAGTCACCCCTACTGCTGTTATATTTCTGGCAAAATGGGGGCGAACATCGTGTAGGCGGGGTTATTCCTTGATCATAACCACCTATGGTGAACACGTTCGGCTCGTTCACGGTATTCCAATATAAGACTCTGTCACCGAACTCTCTGAAACACACGTCTGCATAATTTGTGAAGTCTCTTCTGCATTTGTATTCAAGTGATTTTTAGATTCATATTTCTCAGTTCTTTCTACGGTTGTAAGTAAGCAATTGTGTCTCAAGCACAAGAGTTTCACTGATTAATTCAAACAACAGTGTACAAGGGTTCATTAACATACATGATTTTGGGACTAACCCATCCCCCGTATTCATCTTCGAGTGCCTGTGGAAGATCAAAATTGTGCAGTGTTACATGTGGTTGGATTCCTGATCAATGGAAAGAAGGAACATATCAGTTGAAGAAGTAGCAATACATGGTTTTTCAAATTAAGAAAACTCATGATATTTACCGTTGCTAATGAGTTCATTGATGAGATTGTTATAGAATTGCAATCCCTTGGGATTGATGGGTCCTCTACCATCtgggaagaaagaaagaaggaagaagcaTTTTTCAAAGGCTTTACTATAGAAACTAATACACAACATAAATTAAATTTCAACATTTCTCATTACAAGCACAAGTTTGAGTTAGGAGTATTATGTACTTGGAATCAATCTTGACCAAGAAATGGATAACCTATAGGCATCAAGGCCTGTTTCCACCATGAGTTTCACATCTTCCTGCAACGTAAAATCATCAGAAACAGTTGAACCTCCAGCTGGCATTTCCTCAAACACATTATGTGCATATTCTGAATTTTCCACaaatcataaaagaaaaaacCACAATCTATGCAAATAATGGAAGGGAATGAGTATTAGTGTATTATTGACCTCGTATTTGTGGTAGCCATCACAGGCTATATCTCCAGTATCTCCATGCGCAAACCCTGTTTTTCACTGAAATTGTTAATATGAGAAGCCCAACAATTATTTTGATTAGATATTCTTTTTTCTGTCTGTATATTAATATTACCAGTTTCTCATAATTTCATTCCCACTTCAGGAAAATCGATTCATAATGCCAATAATTGGTTATCAACTTTTTTCCTCCAATAAAATGTGGCTAAAGTAATGATATAAAGATATTTTGTTAGATACACTAACATATGTATGATAAACTACTTATTTTATCACagtatttatatttaaaaataggaAGACAGCCTTGGAGTAACAGTTGAGTTGTCTTCGTGTAACCTCAAGATCATTGGTTCAAACCGTAGAATCAGTCACTAGGCTCtcgtcgggttggcttggttATTATATAAGGACGACTGGGGGAATATATGGAGTTAATATTTATATTGGTCCTTGAAATTATACTCACAATTCAATCTAGTATTCAAAGTTTCGATTTTTTCAATTGGACTAATGTAAGTCACGGATGCCAAGTTGGGGACCAAATTAGGTAAATTGAAACTTTGAGGATCGATCGGAACTTCGAACCAATTTGAGTATTAACTCTGAAAATATGTATACTAATGATGTCTCTTTTTCTTACCAATTCTATATCTCTGTGCACTTTTTAACTCCCATGATAAATTGACAACCAATATGACAAATTAtgattcaaattaattagtaattacgtgaaaagaaaaaaagcaagaCCAAAGAAGAAACTTACCAGCATGTGCATAAGTATCCCAAATGCTAGGAGTTCTTCCATCTTCACTAACAGCTCCTTcccactatatatatatacaatcataaattaatattaattatataatgaAAAGGTTAATTAAGATGAAGTACCTGATAAGCAGAAGTGCCTGAACCAAAGACAAAATCAGTTGGGAAATCATGTCTGCTATACTCATCAGCACTAAGAACTAACCTCACAGCCACAAAGTTCAGAAATAATAATAGCAAAAGAGTGAGCTTCAAAGCAATATTAATGCTCATCAAACTCAAATATGGTTCTAGTTTCATCATCTATCTATGTGACTAGGTTTGTATGTGTTTGTTTTTGGATCAATCCTACTATCTTCGCAACTACATAtgcaatattttattttttgaaaggTTGCTGTCTATCCCCacctactactactactactactactactactactaataataataataataataataataataataataataataatatgtttTGTGTTAGAAACTAAAacattcaataaataaataaataaatgatttaatatttttccttcttctaaAAACCTTAAACATTCTCCACACAATagatttaatattaaaaattttagaataataaaGATTTATTCGAAATTAATGTATGTATTtgttacgatgggtaaccggagattattGGGTTGAGTTAGTTTGGCTGGCCCAATCGTCTGAAAGAGGAAGCCCACGAGCGGGTTTGTGATCCAGGGggcctccgtccgacttgtgtgtGAGAGAATTGGGGGTgatacctgcaaagacactccgatgccaaAGTCAGCAAGGGAGCAAaacaggtctagagagtattgggcttagggATACTTGAatggtgtcagtgtatttatagtggtgaacccataaccaccgttggagtagtgccacctttttagggggaataaccgtccctttatcttagggaagTTGAGATATGACTCctggaagtggttagagagattttaggggcagttatcCTCTTGAGTGAGGGTTTATCTGCCAACTAATCCTCATTCCCGACTTTATTAGAGCAAGTCGTAGTAAATACCGACTTCGTAGGTTGAAGATCGGTGTAGAGTGAGGCTCAATTCTTTGGATTGGGTCTTTCGTTTGGATCCTGGATCTTAGTGTTgagtcagggtatgaacagtatttattctaaaatttaaatagacaATAAATAAATGTTCAGTACTTAGTAAACGAGACCCTACTTATTATTTGTGACAGAAATCTTGAGGCGTCGCAATAGCTTACAGTTGTGTTTGTGTGACACTTCTCCGTAGTTACGTGGGTCATCAATTATCATATGCGGTGTCGGTGATCTTGAAACAAAATCTCTTCCATGTAATATTAGATTTTGTTTGGAGTATaacaaaattagttattaatacaaaatataaaatatattaaaaataaatttaaaaatatatttatttatatataaacaaaaattttatttgtatttcaaaataatttatttatataaaatttatattaaaatataaaatatatattgaaaataaattaaataacatatgtatttatcagtgacggatccagaaaattttgatagtgggggcaaaatatatatataatataataaaaaattttataataaaaatattatgtgtacataaaaattagttatcaaattattcattaatcgttagatatttatatataaatatatgtattttttattttaatatgtatacatgtgattattttttatgtacatataatatgattagtctttaaaatatataatttacaaattaaaatactaaaataataatttaaatgataACATATAAGTTAAAATTGGAtaaagtatactttttattCCTAAAGTTTggtaaaagttttaaaaatattcctaaattttattttattttaattttgacccaaaaaattttttatttgcatcaaatatatcaTTGACggttaaattttcaaaaaatttaagattaatctaacaataatgcatacaaattatgcttgatttacTTGTGTTGAGagttgttcttatgaaattgttgttgaattagtcttaaatttttttaaaaattagccATCAGGGggtatatatttgatgcaaatggaaaatttttgaaacaaaattgaaacaaaataaaatttaagggtattttttaaacttttgtcaaatttcagggacaaaaaatatattttaccctttaaaattttattatttaggttttatattttaaaaaattgaataatctttttcttaataataCAATCAAAATATCTCTCTTTGTATGTAGAATAATACTACATATTCAAgttttttgttaattaagtCTAACCAAATTAGTCTAAAGATAACAAAAATCAGTTATGACTAGCATTATTCAAAGTCTTATTGTTTAGCTTGATTAGACTTAGTTTATAAAAAGACTTGAATGTGTAGTAttactcttatatatatatatatatatatatatatatatatatatatatatatatacttctcATACAATTAGAAgcaaatttttattgaaattcatagttgaaaaagttttttcaattaatgcagttgttacaaaaaattaaaattaatataaaaaaaagataaataatattctttCGAGTCGATTTCTaagaaaaaatacaaattttatttaaattgagaattgatcattctaacaatatctaatataaaattcttaaattGACTATGAAATAccaaaaattgaataaaaaattattgtggggtcaaatttaataatttagtgggggcaaataaattttattatcatatactactcaaaaaaatttcaaattgtaGTGGGGGCGCTTGCCCCCACACTTGTACATGTGCATCCGTCCCTGGTATTTATACACAAAATATATAGTAGCTGATTTTGGTATACACTTAACATAATTGATATACAAAATATATGGTAACTAATTTTGATGATTAATTATagtgtacaaataatattttttattagatttaGTAATTATAAAATATCTATATTTGTATTTAATACTAGTTTCTCCTTCAATGAGCCTCtgatttattttcttcttcacaTAATCAATCTCCAAAGTCGATTATTCAAACTTTTGTACATGAACactacaaaaataaataaacaaacaactaaactaaactaaactaaactgTTATATTGAGTGGCCAACAGAAACATGTGATGGATCCTTATTAAGTTGTTGAAGATCTCCAACTATAGAAGTGCTTCCACCCTTCAAGAATTTGTTGTACCATTTTGCAGAGAGCTTAGGATATCTCTTCAATTCAGGATCATTTCTATCAACATAGTATAGTCCAAAGCTTGATTCATATCCATCCAATAACTCAAATACATCCATGAATGACCATACAAAATAACCTTTTATATTTGATCCATctctgaaaaaaaattatcatgacATAGAAAGATAAGAGATCACATTAGAAGTGTGTCAATGCAACAATTCCAAAAatggaaaataataataatattaagaatttaattttgatatactgaCAGTGTAAATCATTTTACGTAATCGTCTAATCATATTCATTCTTTTGGACGACTATTCACGCTTATTTTCAATACGATTTTGATTCATAAGTggaaaaattgataaatttagtTATGGCAGTACCTCAATGCATCAAGCACAGCACCAATGTATCCATAAAGGTAGTTGACCCTTGTCACATCTTGCAATGAAGAATTGCTATTGGTTCGTTGACCTAACAAGAGTCAACCCATGAATATGCATAATTATTCatgtcaaaaattttttttgttactcTAGTTCAATTACCAAAATATGTGACATTTTTTAACTGAGTAATTGGATTATATATCACTTTATTTGATTAATCAGTAAACCCTTAATTCATGTTAACAAATTCTAGCAATTCATGTAATCACTAGTTGTACCATTTTCATATATGAATAATGGAGGGTTGCCATAAAGAAGCTTAAGTTTGTTTAGTTCCTCCACCAACTTCCATGGGGTGACAGCAATCTGAGTCAAGGAAAAGGCATATACAGTGAAGCAAAAACAATAATCTAAATAATTGAACCAATGAATTAAGAAAATAGTTACTAATTTTTTTCACCTCTTCATTTGAAAACAGCTCAACTGCAAAGAAAAGACAAAGCAGGATTGTTATTTTCAGAAAACTAATGTAAATGATGCAAAATTTGAACTATTACACATTTTCAAAATGATAATGGAAAAAAGAAATGGTGAATGGAACTAGTAAAGCACAAGAAAACTTACAGTAAAGCACTGCAGCTATGTCCATGTTGTAATCTCTCAGATTATTATTCAAGGCATCAGGATTATCTGTGACATTGATATTGTAGTAGTGAATCACACCTATGAAGTCAGCTGAACCTTTAATTTGTTCCGATTCGCGACTCGTGAAGGCTGGAATTCTTGAGCCTGCATTTCTCTTCATTGAAACCGGGTAGTCTCCGCGCACCAACGGTTCCATAATCCTGCAATAAAGCAGCAGCAGCAGGCATGTAAAACTGCCATATCTTTTCTCATTTTAGTCAAAGTCATTTGACAGAAGACAGAAACATTAAGAcctgtttggtttatttttacatttcttgtttttatttttaccaaGGAAACAATGAACAAAAGGGCAAGACACAGAACATGAAAATTGATTTTAGGATTTGCAACTTACCAACCAACCATATGATCATAAACTCTCTGACATGCTACCCTGTCTCGTTCTGTGTTTGTTACCGGATGACAACCAAATGTAAAGATTGATATACCAACAAATCCATGTTGGTTTTCCTGCAATGTTACTTGTTTCTCAAGAATCATGAATATTCTTTGCCAACAAAATTTTCCTTTTCCATATTTACCTTCTATCATAACACACATTAATACTATTATATTccatctatctatctatctattaaGATTTGAAATATAGAACATAGAAATTATGAGGTGATATGTACCTTATACTTTCTTCTGTACAATCTTGCAGCTGAAGAATGAGATAACAAGATGTTGTGAACTGCCAAGTAGGGTTCTATTGTTGAGTTACCCTTGTTGCCAGTTGAATGACAGAACGGGGGAGAGCAGCGCCGAGGTGGGGTTGCTCCCGAATCATAACCGCCGATGGCGAACACGTTTGGCTCATTTATAGTAGTCCAATACAAGACTCTATCACCAAACTCTCTAAAACACACATCTGCATAGTTTGTGAAATCTCTTCTGCAttcacattaaaaaaaattctttttaactcATAACTTTTGGCTCTGTCTATGAACTATGACCGTAATATAATAGCAGTGAATATCAAGCACAAAATACAATCATgcacaaaatgaaaataaataactatttaAACTATACAACCACCTATGTTGAATTAAGATCATCACATAGTGCCTAAATTTAACTTCTTAAGGACTAATGTTTGTACAATAGAAATTCATACACTTGAAAATTTCAAGAGTTAATCTCAAACATACATGATTTTACGACTAACCCATCCTCCATATTCATCCTCAAGTACTTGTGGAAGATCAAAGTTGTGTAGTGTTACATGTGGTTGGATTCCTGTAAAGGGAAAAGAAATGGAATGCACATTAATTGAATAAGCATGATTGATTCCAAAACCCTTTTTCTTAAAGGAATTTCTAGAACCATTGCTAATG includes:
- the LOC130961849 gene encoding hydroxyisourate hydrolase-like; its protein translation is MMKLEPYLSLMSINIALKLTLLLLLFLNFVAVRLVLSADEYSRHDFPTDFVFGSGTSAYQWEGAVSEDGRTPSIWDTYAHAGFAHGDTGDIACDGYHKYEEDVKLMVETGLDAYRLSISWSRLIPNGRGPINPKGLQFYNNLINELISNGIQPHVTLHNFDLPQALEDEYGGWVSPKIIRDFTNYADVCFREFGDRVLYWNTVNEPNVFTIGGYDQGITPPTRCSPPFCQKYNSSRGDSTTEPYLAVHHILLSHSSAVRLYRRKYKDKQHGFIGIAVYSSGLIPANDTDEDRAATQRARDFFIGWILEPLVHGDYPISMKTNAGARIPTFSDRESAQLKGSCDFIGMIFYNNLNVTDNSVALKRNLRDYGTDMAAQLIFAQALFSNEEYPVTPWTLREELNIMKTLYGNLPIFIYENGQRTQRNSSLQDVTRVEYLHGYIGAVLDSIRDGSNIKGYFAWSFMDVFELLDGYNASFGLYYVDRDDPKLKRYPKLSAEWYGNFLKGGKTSVVGAIELEKDPSSVSIGHLFQ
- the LOC130961589 gene encoding hydroxyisourate hydrolase-like, with amino-acid sequence MMEPKTCYSIILTLKLITFLLLNFTLRKLSAYENYYSRDDFPHDFIFGSATTAYQVEGAANEDGRTPSIWDTFAHDVFEGTENGDVACDGYHKYKEDVKLMVETGLDAYRFSISWSRLIPNGRGPVNPKGLEYYNNLINELISNGIQPHVTLHNFDLPQVLEDEYGGWVSRKIIRDFTNYADVCFREFGDRVLYWTTINEPNVFAIGGYDSGATPPRRCSPPFCHSTGNKGNSTIEPYLAVHNILLSHSSAARLYRRKYKENQHGFVGISIFTFGCHPVTNTERDRVACQRVYDHMVGWIMEPLVRGDYPVSMKRNAGSRIPAFTSRESEQIKGSADFIGVIHYYNINVTDNPDALNNNLRDYNMDIAAVLYFELFSNEEIAVTPWKLVEELNKLKLLYGNPPLFIYENGQRTNSNSSLQDVTRVNYLYGYIGAVLDALRDGSNIKGYFVWSFMDVFELLDGYESSFGLYYVDRNDPELKRYPKLSAKWYNKFLKGGSTSIVGDLQQLNKDPSHVSVGHSI